A single Candidatus Eisenbacteria bacterium DNA region contains:
- a CDS encoding transposase yields MAKQKRKQYTQQQRDQILAAAKSQKLTAKQVQKKFGVTMVTYYLWRRKAGLTRTRGMGRVAMGKLGPSQSGLTQLVRQTVRERIQRELPTIVRDEVQSYLNKLLAKAPGHGTRRA; encoded by the coding sequence TTGGCGAAGCAGAAGCGCAAGCAGTATACGCAGCAGCAGCGCGATCAGATCCTGGCTGCCGCGAAGAGCCAGAAGCTCACGGCGAAGCAGGTCCAGAAGAAGTTCGGCGTGACCATGGTCACCTACTACCTGTGGCGCCGGAAGGCCGGCCTCACCCGCACGCGCGGCATGGGCAGGGTGGCCATGGGCAAGCTCGGGCCGTCGCAGTCGGGCCTCACGCAGCTGGTGCGCCAGACGGTCCGCGAACGGATCCAGCGCGAGCTGCCGACCATCGTTCGCGACGAAGTGCAGAGCTACCTGAACAAGCTGCTGGCCAAGGCCCCGGGGCACGGCACGCGCAGGGCGTAG
- a CDS encoding outer membrane beta-barrel protein: protein MRRLAVGLVLLVMVGIPGVSSALDRQGMASMGLSMGPAFMQGSVPSLFAGDAASDARARLGIRGTTRYLLNNHWSMVASAGYAWNSYKGAYDPGTKQTMDTLLVITPLEVGLLYSFGADYRAHRPYLGAQVGLYRWEYVSNAPFGVRKVVRDTQASQDMDKTYFGFGLNLGHEYFWRDNSSMTLELGWHHVASNDTKTFNTDFSKRFVGAVNLVELRAGFNYYFSVAGGARRSGPGPGAPAKVDSSALGPVKGTPRPGVQREQIQIAPDAVDETATGTAKPAVAPAPTPAAPPATTPAATPAPPPGSEPAPAPAPAVAPPPPAVPPPAAPAPTDTTSGKK, encoded by the coding sequence ATGCGGCGGTTGGCCGTGGGGCTCGTACTTCTCGTGATGGTGGGGATTCCCGGGGTGTCTTCGGCGCTGGACCGCCAGGGCATGGCCTCGATGGGCTTGAGCATGGGCCCGGCATTCATGCAGGGCAGCGTGCCCAGCCTGTTCGCGGGCGACGCAGCCAGCGACGCGCGCGCGCGGCTGGGCATCCGCGGCACCACCCGCTACCTGCTCAACAACCACTGGAGCATGGTGGCGTCCGCCGGCTACGCGTGGAACTCTTACAAGGGCGCCTACGACCCGGGCACCAAGCAGACGATGGACACGCTCCTGGTCATCACCCCCCTCGAGGTCGGCCTCCTGTACTCCTTCGGGGCGGACTACCGCGCGCACCGGCCGTACCTGGGCGCCCAGGTGGGGCTGTACCGCTGGGAGTACGTGTCCAACGCGCCGTTCGGCGTGCGCAAGGTGGTGCGCGACACGCAGGCCTCGCAGGACATGGACAAGACCTACTTCGGCTTCGGGCTGAACCTGGGCCACGAGTACTTCTGGCGCGACAACTCCAGCATGACGCTGGAGCTCGGCTGGCACCACGTCGCCTCCAACGACACCAAGACGTTCAACACCGACTTCTCGAAACGCTTCGTGGGCGCGGTGAACCTCGTCGAGCTGCGCGCGGGATTCAACTACTACTTCTCGGTCGCCGGGGGAGCGCGCCGCAGCGGCCCCGGCCCGGGCGCCCCGGCCAAGGTGGATTCCTCCGCTCTGGGCCCGGTGAAGGGCACCCCCCGCCCCGGCGTGCAGCGCGAGCAGATCCAGATCGCGCCCGACGCGGTGGATGAGACGGCCACCGGAACGGCGAAGCCCGCCGTCGCGCCGGCGCCGACTCCGGCGGCCCCGCCCGCCACGACGCCCGCGGCCACTCCGGCTCCACCACCCGGTTCGGAGCCCGCGCCCGCGCCGGCTCCCGCCGTCGCGCCGCCGCCGCCGGCCGTTCCGCCGCCGGCAGCGCCGGCCCCGACGGACACGACCTCGGGCAAGAAGTGA